Proteins encoded together in one Styela clava chromosome 12, kaStyClav1.hap1.2, whole genome shotgun sequence window:
- the LOC144430769 gene encoding uncharacterized protein LOC144430769, which yields MEGGDRVRNALASICKHLKTQSLEELVIEDDFLRQFVGKVKDVMNMGSILEEKQLNILSIICFYVASKLHHISTKRNFSVLGIKETVEKITSIIKKITKEDKMMKKVIHCCVPPLLLEMSELVPCVADDESKVKFINKVWCLYNVALCYYYCDIREKSVSVNLSVIQLMEKEYNNDAVKRRVFRHCHHNAAIAYSENNEFGEAIEHYRLAVESYKKATDWANEIHRNEKVKRTKKYLRKTDVRKN from the coding sequence ATGGAAGGTGGAGACAGAGTGAGAAATGCTCTGGCTTCAATATGCAAACATCTGAAGACGCAAAGTTTAgaagaacttgtaatagaagaTGATTTTTTGCGACAATTTGTTGGTAAAGTAAAAGATGTAATGAACATGGGGAGTATATTAGAGGAAAAACAGTTGAATATTCTTTCTATCATCTGTTTTTATGTTGCTTCCAAACTCCATCACATCAGTACAAAACGCAATTTCTCTGTTCTGGGAATAAAGGAGACTGTAGAAAAAATAACATCAATTATTAAGAAAATCACCAAAGAGgacaaaatgatgaaaaaagtcATTCACTGTTGTGTTCCACCCCTCCTGCTGGAGATGTCTGAGTTGGTACCATGCGTTGCAGATGACGAGTCAAAAGTGAAATTCATTAACAAAGTCTGGTGTTTATATAACGTCGCTCTCTGCTATTACTACTGTGATATTCGAGAGAAATCTGTGTCGGTCAACTTATCCGTCATTCAACTTATGGAAAAAGAATATAACAACGATGCCGTAAAACGTCGAGTATTCAGACATTGTCATCACAATGCTGCAATTGCCTACAGCGAAAACAATGAATTTGGCGAAGCAATTGAACATTACAGGTTGGCCGTCGAGTCTTATAAGAAAGCCACTGATTGGGCCAATGAAATTCATAGGAATGAAAAAGTCAAACGCACGAAAAAATATCTGAGAAAAACAGACGTTCGCAAAAATTGA